The following are encoded together in the Mesoterricola sediminis genome:
- the ahpC gene encoding alkyl hydroperoxide reductase subunit C — MQTLINSQLPEFAVQAYHKDAFKPVTHKDLLGKWSILFFYPADFTFVCPTELGDMADLYSEFQKLGVEVYSVSTDTHFVHKAWHDASETIRKINYPMLADPTGTLTRAFGVHIEEEGLAYRGTFVVSPEGKIKLAEIHDNGIGRNAAELLRKVQAAQFVASHPNEVCPAKWKPGEATLKPGLDLVGKI; from the coding sequence ATGCAGACCCTCATCAATTCCCAGCTGCCCGAATTCGCGGTCCAGGCCTACCACAAGGACGCCTTCAAGCCCGTCACCCACAAGGACCTCCTCGGCAAGTGGTCCATCCTCTTCTTCTACCCGGCCGACTTCACCTTCGTCTGCCCCACCGAGCTGGGCGACATGGCCGATCTCTACAGCGAGTTCCAGAAGCTGGGCGTCGAGGTCTACTCGGTGAGCACCGACACCCATTTCGTCCACAAGGCCTGGCATGACGCCTCCGAGACCATCCGCAAGATCAACTACCCGATGCTGGCGGATCCCACCGGCACCCTGACCCGCGCCTTCGGCGTCCACATCGAGGAAGAGGGCCTGGCCTACCGCGGCACCTTCGTCGTTTCCCCCGAGGGCAAGATCAAGCTCGCCGAGATCCACGACAACGGCATCGGCCGCAACGCCGCCGAGCTGCTCCGCAAGGTCCAGGCCGCCCAGTTCGTGGCCAGCCACCCCAACGAAGTCTGCCCCGCCAAGTGGAAGCCGGGTGAAGCCACCCTGAAGCCCGGCCTCGACCTCGTCGGCAAGATCTGA
- the ahpF gene encoding alkyl hydroperoxide reductase subunit F, with protein sequence MLDQDIRQQLTTLFASLEHTLQLRIGAGDHPKGAELREMLADVAACGPRIQVEEGEPGDPVRFEVLREGVPTGIAFRGVPGGHEFSSLILALLNADGKGRLPDAGIQARVRALRGPVRLRTYISLSCTNCPDVVQALNLMATLHPDVSHELVDGGLAEDEIQRLGVQAVPSVFAGDTLLHVGKASFGELLEKLEAHFGTDAAAAGTGEARDFDVVVLGGGPAGASAAIYSARKGLRTALVAQKVGGQVLDTLGIENLISVPRTEGPRLAADLSRHLASYPVEILEHRRAEAVTDGPVKEVRLQGGEVLRAPAVIVATGAQWRELGVPGEKDYIGRGVAFCPHCDGPFYKGRPVAVVGGGNSGVEAAIDLAGICSHVTLVEFAPELKADNVLVERLKSLPNVDIVLHARTQEVVGDGAGVTGLRVEDRGTGESRLIGLEGVFVQIGLAPNSGVVKGLVETARSGEIVIDPHCRTSVPGIYAAGDVSTVPFKQIVIAMGEGAKAALTAFEDRLRS encoded by the coding sequence ATGCTCGACCAGGACATCCGACAGCAGCTCACCACCCTCTTCGCCTCCCTGGAGCACACCCTCCAGCTGAGGATCGGGGCGGGCGACCACCCCAAGGGGGCCGAGCTCCGCGAGATGCTGGCCGACGTGGCCGCCTGCGGCCCGCGCATCCAGGTGGAGGAGGGGGAGCCCGGCGATCCGGTCCGCTTCGAGGTGCTGCGCGAGGGCGTGCCCACGGGCATCGCCTTCCGCGGCGTCCCGGGCGGCCACGAGTTCAGCTCGCTGATCCTGGCGCTGCTGAACGCCGACGGCAAGGGCCGGCTCCCCGACGCGGGCATCCAGGCCCGGGTCCGCGCCCTGCGCGGCCCGGTCCGCCTCCGCACCTACATCTCCCTGTCCTGCACCAACTGCCCCGACGTGGTTCAGGCCCTCAACCTCATGGCCACCCTGCACCCGGACGTCAGCCACGAGCTGGTGGACGGAGGCCTGGCCGAGGACGAGATCCAGCGCCTGGGGGTGCAGGCCGTGCCCAGCGTGTTCGCCGGCGACACCCTGCTCCACGTGGGCAAGGCCTCGTTCGGGGAGCTCCTCGAGAAGCTGGAGGCCCACTTCGGCACCGACGCGGCCGCGGCAGGGACGGGCGAGGCCCGCGACTTCGACGTGGTCGTCCTGGGCGGCGGCCCCGCCGGGGCCTCGGCGGCCATCTACAGCGCCCGCAAGGGCCTGCGCACGGCCCTGGTGGCCCAGAAGGTGGGCGGCCAGGTCCTCGACACCCTGGGCATCGAGAACCTCATCTCCGTGCCCCGCACCGAGGGGCCCCGGCTGGCGGCGGACCTGTCCCGCCACCTGGCGTCCTATCCGGTCGAGATCCTGGAGCACCGGCGGGCCGAGGCCGTGACCGACGGCCCCGTCAAGGAGGTGCGCCTCCAGGGCGGCGAGGTGCTGCGCGCCCCGGCCGTCATCGTGGCCACCGGCGCCCAGTGGCGCGAGCTGGGCGTGCCCGGCGAGAAGGACTACATCGGCCGCGGCGTGGCCTTCTGCCCCCACTGCGACGGCCCCTTCTACAAGGGGCGCCCCGTGGCCGTGGTGGGCGGCGGCAACTCCGGCGTGGAGGCCGCCATCGACCTGGCCGGCATCTGCAGCCACGTCACCCTGGTGGAGTTCGCCCCGGAGCTCAAGGCCGACAACGTGCTGGTGGAGCGGCTCAAGAGCCTCCCCAACGTGGACATCGTGCTCCACGCCCGCACCCAGGAGGTGGTGGGCGACGGCGCCGGCGTCACCGGCCTGCGCGTCGAGGACCGCGGGACCGGCGAAAGCCGCCTCATCGGCCTGGAGGGGGTCTTCGTCCAGATCGGCCTCGCCCCCAACAGCGGCGTGGTGAAGGGCCTCGTCGAGACGGCCCGCTCCGGCGAGATCGTCATCGACCCCCACTGCCGCACCAGCGTCCCCGGCATCTACGCCGCGGGCGACGTCAGCACCGTGCCCTTCAAGCAGATCGTCATCGCCATGGGCGAGGGCGCCAAGGCCGCCCTGACGGCCTTCGAGGACCGGCTGCGCAGCTAG
- a CDS encoding LysR substrate-binding domain-containing protein has translation MPSPLPLSLRQLQYVVAVADTRHFRRAAELCAVAQPALSTQIAALEEALGVRIFDRGRRGVVVTPAGEPLVARARAILTAAESLVEEARRHQDPLAGTLRLGIIPTFAPYLLPEMAARLRRAFPALLPQWTEAHTPTLVADLQEGRLDAALLALEADLEDLEWLPLGEDPFLLAVPRAHPLARGRAPVGLDRLEGERLLLLEDGHCLRDQALSACANARVEELGYRATSLPTLVQMVASGMGITLLPRTAVATEVGRAPVRVRPLAAPVPFRTVVLAWRRGSFLKAAAPALAEVLGPGVAAVLEGAP, from the coding sequence ATGCCTTCCCCCCTCCCCCTCAGTCTCCGGCAGCTCCAGTACGTCGTCGCGGTGGCGGACACGCGCCACTTCCGGCGGGCGGCGGAGCTCTGCGCGGTCGCCCAACCCGCCCTCAGCACCCAGATCGCCGCCCTGGAGGAGGCCCTGGGGGTGCGGATCTTCGACCGGGGACGGCGCGGCGTGGTGGTCACCCCGGCCGGGGAGCCCCTGGTGGCCCGGGCCCGGGCCATCCTGACGGCGGCCGAGTCCCTCGTGGAGGAGGCCCGCCGCCACCAGGACCCCCTCGCGGGCACGCTCCGCCTGGGCATCATCCCCACCTTCGCGCCCTACCTGCTGCCGGAGATGGCGGCCCGGCTCCGCCGGGCCTTCCCCGCCCTCCTGCCCCAGTGGACGGAGGCCCACACGCCCACCCTCGTCGCGGACCTGCAGGAGGGCCGCCTGGACGCGGCGCTCCTGGCCCTGGAGGCGGACCTGGAGGACCTGGAGTGGCTGCCCCTGGGCGAGGACCCCTTCCTCCTCGCCGTGCCCCGCGCCCATCCCCTGGCCCGGGGCCGCGCCCCGGTGGGCCTGGACCGGCTGGAGGGGGAGCGCCTCCTCTTGCTGGAGGATGGCCACTGCCTGCGGGACCAGGCCCTGTCCGCCTGCGCCAACGCCCGGGTGGAGGAGCTGGGCTACCGCGCCACCAGCCTGCCCACCCTCGTGCAGATGGTGGCCAGCGGCATGGGCATCACCCTGCTGCCCCGCACCGCGGTGGCCACCGAGGTGGGCCGGGCCCCCGTGCGGGTCCGCCCCCTGGCGGCCCCGGTCCCCTTCCGCACGGTGGTGCTCGCCTGGCGCCGGGGCAGCTTCCTCAAGGCCGCCGCCCCCGCGCTGGCGGAGGTGCTGGGCCCCGGGGTCGCGGCCGTCCTGGAGGGCGCGCCCTGA
- a CDS encoding MFS transporter produces the protein MTDLDRDGRLLFLTRALRMAAYGFLSVVLVLHLAALGFGQGRIGLLLTLTLAGDTLISLLLTTRADRWGRRRTLAGGALLMAGAGAAFALSGDFWVLLAAATLGVLSPSGNEVGPFLAIEQASLAQVLPGQRRTAVFAWYNLAGSFATALGALAGGWTAQFLQAGGMAPVASYRVLILAYGACGLLLAGLFRRVSPAVEAPPAEVPRGGLGLGRSRGTVLRLSALFSLDAFAGGFVIQSLVAWWFHARFGVPPGVLGSIFFGANLLAGISALLAARIADRIGLLNTMVCTHIPSNVLLILVPLMPTLPLAVAVLLLRFSISQMDVPTRQSYTMAVVDPAERSAAAGVTGIARTTGASVAPVLAGQLMASPALGGFAFILSGSLKIVYDLLLWRSFRRSQEGGSGR, from the coding sequence ATGACGGATCTGGATCGGGACGGCCGCCTTCTCTTCCTCACCCGCGCCCTGCGCATGGCCGCCTACGGCTTCCTGTCGGTGGTGCTCGTGCTGCACCTGGCGGCGCTGGGCTTCGGGCAGGGCCGCATCGGCCTGCTCCTGACCCTGACCCTGGCGGGGGACACCCTCATCTCCCTGCTGCTGACGACCCGGGCGGACCGCTGGGGCCGGCGGCGCACCCTCGCCGGCGGGGCCCTCCTCATGGCCGGGGCCGGCGCGGCCTTCGCCCTCAGCGGGGATTTCTGGGTGCTCCTGGCCGCCGCCACCCTGGGGGTGCTCAGCCCCTCGGGGAACGAGGTGGGGCCCTTCCTGGCCATCGAACAGGCCTCCCTGGCCCAGGTCCTGCCGGGCCAGCGGCGCACCGCCGTCTTCGCCTGGTACAACCTGGCGGGCAGTTTCGCCACGGCCCTGGGGGCCCTCGCCGGCGGCTGGACGGCCCAGTTCCTCCAGGCGGGGGGCATGGCCCCGGTGGCCAGCTACCGGGTCCTGATCCTGGCCTACGGCGCCTGCGGTCTCCTGCTGGCGGGCCTGTTCCGGCGGGTCTCCCCGGCGGTGGAGGCCCCCCCGGCCGAGGTCCCCCGGGGTGGCCTGGGGCTGGGGCGGTCCCGGGGCACCGTCCTCCGCCTCTCGGCCCTCTTCTCCCTGGACGCCTTCGCCGGGGGCTTCGTCATCCAGAGCCTCGTGGCCTGGTGGTTCCACGCCCGCTTCGGCGTGCCGCCGGGGGTGCTCGGGTCCATCTTCTTCGGGGCCAACCTGCTGGCCGGGATCTCGGCCCTGCTCGCCGCCCGCATCGCGGACCGCATCGGGCTCCTCAACACGATGGTGTGCACCCACATCCCCTCCAACGTGCTCCTCATCCTGGTGCCGCTCATGCCCACCCTCCCCCTGGCCGTGGCGGTCCTGCTGCTCCGGTTCTCCATCTCCCAGATGGACGTGCCGACCCGCCAGTCCTACACCATGGCGGTGGTGGACCCGGCGGAGCGCTCCGCGGCCGCGGGCGTCACGGGCATCGCCCGGACCACGGGGGCCTCCGTCGCCCCCGTCCTGGCGGGGCAGCTCATGGCCAGCCCGGCCCTGGGCGGCTTCGCCTTCATCCTGTCGGGCTCCCTCAAGATCGTGTACGACCTCCTCCTGTGGCGGAGCTTCCGCAGGTCCCAGGAGGGCGGTTCCGGGCGGTAG
- a CDS encoding serine hydrolase, with product MRTLPAALLLAVPALLCAQGADPAGRWEGAIEIPGSPLQVQLELAQAAGAWTGRLSIPQQGAKDLAVDRLQVGGGKVAFILPGIPGEPAFRGELAAGGLQGQFSQGGRTFPFRLARAGAAADAARRVLEGLDAEIERIRADWKVPGLSVAVVKGGEVVLAKGYGLRDTARKLPMTADTLLAIGSVTKSFTTAVMASLVDEGRLSWESPVRTWIPWFRLQDPVATDRMTPLDLVTHRSGMPRHDMLWYNASASREDMVRRLRHLEPNKDFRTDFQYNNAMFLTAGYLTEVVSGAAWEENVRARVFRPLGMDRANFSVADSRKDADFSEPYEEEKDGSIRLVPMRNITNVGPAGAINASAREMAAWLKLHLGDGRVGGRQVLSPASLTFLHTPRMLTGAPQTQPEVVPGGYAPGWFTDVYRGHLRVYHGGNIDGFSAMAMLLPSDGLGIVVLANLGGTAARDLLPRVIIDRLLGLEARDWSGEGLAQKREALAKAREGEARKRMARKPGTAPSHPLADYAGTYEHPGYGTATVTLEGGRLVLACNGIRTPFEHWHYDVFNGLKAEDPVFEDQKLQFLTGLDGDIDALAMGLEPAVAPIRFVRKAEARLSDPAFLARFEGTYVLGSQTEARVFLRGQVLSLDVKGQATRELEPLRGTRFAIKGLPSFFVQFTLPGAGPATEVQFDQPNGIFTAPRKP from the coding sequence ATGCGCACCCTTCCCGCCGCCCTCCTCCTGGCCGTGCCGGCCCTGCTCTGCGCCCAGGGGGCCGATCCCGCGGGACGCTGGGAAGGGGCCATCGAGATCCCCGGGTCCCCCCTCCAGGTCCAGCTCGAGCTCGCGCAGGCGGCGGGCGCCTGGACCGGGCGCCTCTCCATCCCCCAGCAGGGCGCCAAGGACCTGGCCGTGGACCGCCTCCAGGTGGGGGGCGGGAAGGTGGCCTTCATCCTGCCGGGGATCCCCGGGGAGCCCGCCTTCCGGGGCGAGCTGGCCGCGGGTGGCCTCCAGGGCCAGTTCTCCCAGGGCGGACGGACCTTCCCCTTCCGCCTGGCGCGGGCCGGGGCCGCCGCCGACGCCGCGCGCAGGGTCCTGGAGGGGCTCGACGCGGAGATCGAGCGCATCCGGGCCGACTGGAAGGTGCCGGGGCTGTCGGTGGCCGTGGTCAAGGGCGGCGAGGTGGTGCTCGCCAAGGGCTACGGCCTGCGGGACACCGCCCGGAAGCTGCCGATGACCGCGGACACCCTGCTGGCCATCGGCTCCGTCACCAAGAGCTTCACCACCGCCGTGATGGCCTCCCTCGTGGACGAGGGCAGGCTGTCGTGGGAAAGCCCGGTCCGCACGTGGATCCCCTGGTTCCGCCTCCAGGATCCCGTCGCCACGGACCGCATGACGCCCCTGGACCTGGTCACCCACCGCAGCGGCATGCCCCGGCACGACATGCTCTGGTACAACGCGTCCGCGAGCCGCGAGGACATGGTGCGCCGCCTGCGCCACCTGGAGCCCAACAAGGACTTCCGGACGGACTTCCAGTACAACAACGCCATGTTCCTCACCGCCGGCTACCTCACGGAGGTGGTGTCCGGGGCCGCCTGGGAGGAGAACGTCCGCGCGCGGGTCTTCCGCCCCCTGGGCATGGACCGGGCCAACTTCTCCGTGGCCGACTCCCGCAAGGACGCCGACTTCTCCGAGCCCTACGAGGAGGAGAAGGACGGTTCCATCCGCCTGGTGCCCATGCGCAACATCACCAACGTCGGCCCCGCGGGCGCCATCAACGCCTCCGCCCGGGAGATGGCCGCCTGGCTCAAGCTGCACCTGGGCGACGGCCGCGTCGGGGGCCGCCAGGTCCTGAGCCCGGCCAGCCTGACCTTCCTGCACACCCCCCGCATGCTCACGGGGGCCCCCCAGACCCAGCCCGAGGTGGTCCCCGGCGGCTACGCCCCGGGCTGGTTCACGGACGTCTACCGGGGCCACCTGCGGGTCTACCACGGCGGCAACATCGACGGCTTCTCGGCCATGGCCATGCTCCTGCCCTCCGACGGCCTGGGCATCGTGGTCCTGGCCAACCTCGGCGGCACCGCGGCCCGGGACCTCCTCCCCCGCGTGATCATCGACCGGCTCCTGGGCCTGGAGGCCCGCGACTGGAGCGGCGAGGGCCTGGCCCAGAAGCGCGAGGCCCTGGCCAAGGCCCGGGAGGGCGAGGCGCGGAAGCGCATGGCCCGGAAGCCCGGCACCGCGCCCAGCCATCCCCTGGCCGACTACGCCGGGACCTACGAGCACCCCGGCTACGGGACCGCCACCGTGACCCTCGAGGGCGGCCGCCTCGTCCTGGCCTGCAACGGCATCCGCACCCCCTTCGAGCACTGGCACTACGACGTCTTCAACGGCCTCAAGGCCGAGGATCCGGTCTTCGAGGACCAGAAGCTCCAGTTCCTCACGGGCCTGGACGGCGACATCGACGCCCTGGCCATGGGGCTGGAGCCCGCGGTGGCCCCCATCCGCTTCGTCCGGAAGGCGGAGGCGCGCCTCTCCGATCCCGCCTTCCTGGCGCGCTTCGAGGGCACGTACGTGCTGGGCAGCCAGACCGAGGCCCGCGTCTTCCTGCGGGGCCAGGTGCTCTCCCTGGACGTGAAGGGCCAGGCCACCCGCGAGCTGGAGCCCCTGCGGGGCACCCGCTTCGCCATCAAGGGCCTGCCGTCCTTCTTCGTGCAGTTCACCCTGCCCGGGGCGGGGCCCGCCACCGAGGTCCAGTTCGACCAGCCCAACGGGATCTTCACCGCGCCGCGGAAGCCGTAG
- a CDS encoding glycosyltransferase family 4 protein: MRAVILHRGFKTWGGAEALALAQARDLRTAGVDVHLVALEVDAATWGPALDGLPFHQVPRRHWTDFPFLLDRRARLARLAGRVEATLRRLAPDVVLAHNPPAPALLGALDTPARKLWYCHEPPRGLYPRQTNRRLLEASRAGLLAAQQPLIRALRRDLGRDARGGPFWARRLGFDQEGVAALGAIAANSAYTRTSVSSAYGGRQAEVLYPAVGLAPAPHLPGIDRTGLQVMVQTRLELLKNVETVLRGFRLALARLGPMPRLHVVGDGSQRAALEALALELGLRDRVTFHGFLPADRLADLRRACDVFAFLPWDEPFGLVFPEAAAAGMLLVGPDHGGPWEILAGGEFGWCVAPHSPVALAEALVAAFRLPDGEAERLRWRAHEACQARFSPGVTLPAFRRWVAEAG; this comes from the coding sequence ATGCGGGCAGTCATCCTGCACCGGGGATTCAAGACGTGGGGCGGGGCCGAGGCCCTCGCCCTGGCCCAGGCCCGGGACCTGCGGACGGCGGGCGTCGACGTCCACCTCGTCGCCCTGGAGGTCGACGCGGCCACCTGGGGCCCCGCCCTGGACGGCCTCCCCTTCCACCAGGTCCCCCGGCGGCACTGGACGGACTTCCCCTTCCTGCTGGACCGGCGGGCCCGGTTGGCCAGGCTGGCGGGGCGGGTGGAGGCCACCCTCCGGCGCCTGGCGCCCGACGTGGTGCTGGCCCACAACCCTCCGGCCCCGGCCCTCCTGGGCGCGCTGGACACCCCGGCCCGGAAGCTCTGGTACTGCCACGAGCCGCCCCGGGGCCTCTACCCCCGGCAAACCAACCGCCGGCTGCTGGAGGCCTCGCGGGCCGGCCTCCTCGCCGCCCAGCAGCCGCTGATCCGCGCCCTGCGGCGGGACCTGGGGCGCGACGCGCGCGGCGGTCCCTTCTGGGCCCGGCGCCTGGGCTTCGACCAGGAGGGTGTCGCCGCCCTGGGCGCCATCGCCGCCAACAGCGCCTACACCCGAACGAGCGTCTCGTCGGCCTACGGTGGTCGCCAGGCCGAGGTCCTCTACCCCGCCGTGGGGCTGGCGCCGGCGCCCCATCTGCCGGGCATCGACCGCACCGGCCTCCAGGTGATGGTCCAGACCCGCCTGGAGCTGTTGAAGAACGTGGAGACGGTGCTCCGGGGCTTCCGCCTGGCCCTCGCGCGCCTGGGACCCATGCCCCGCCTCCACGTGGTGGGGGACGGATCCCAGCGGGCGGCCCTGGAGGCGCTGGCCCTGGAGCTGGGCCTCCGGGACCGGGTCACCTTCCATGGTTTCCTGCCCGCCGACCGCCTCGCCGACCTGCGGAGGGCCTGCGATGTGTTCGCCTTCCTGCCCTGGGACGAGCCCTTCGGCCTGGTCTTCCCGGAGGCGGCCGCGGCGGGCATGCTGCTCGTGGGGCCGGACCACGGCGGCCCCTGGGAGATCCTGGCCGGAGGCGAGTTCGGGTGGTGCGTGGCCCCCCATTCCCCGGTGGCCCTGGCCGAAGCCCTCGTCGCCGCCTTCCGGTTGCCCGACGGCGAGGCGGAGCGCCTGCGCTGGCGGGCCCACGAGGCCTGCCAGGCGCGGTTCTCGCCCGGCGTCACGTTGCCCGCCTTCCGGCGCTGGGTGGCCGAGGCGGGCTGA
- a CDS encoding efflux transporter outer membrane subunit produces the protein MRATPLLPLLGLLLVGCNLAPRYTRPAAPVPAAFPGAGAAAETPEVPWTSFFTAPGLQGVIRQALANNRDLRAASFNVERVQAAYRIQRGAVWPSAGVMASGDKYRLPEKLNNGTAKYVEQDSVQFGILSWEIDFFGRLRSLKDQALAQFLATEQAREAARLSLVSATAQAWLTLAADQENLRLAQGTWETQKGTFDMIKARNAAGLASDLDLRQAESQVEAARADLARLKGQVAADGNALELLAGGKVPQDLLPQGLDAAGDFKDVPAGLPSQVLLRRPDIRAAEYQLMAANANIGAARAAFFPRVSLTAGIGTLSPSVSDLFGSGTRTWSFAPQIVSPIFAGGSLIAGVDAAKAGRDMALAQYEGAIQAGFRDVADGLARRAALVEQVDAQQALVTALQKAYELSDLRYKAGLDGYLNVLVAQRSLYAAQQGLVATRLAAKVNQVALYKALAGQI, from the coding sequence ATGCGCGCGACACCCCTCCTTCCCCTCCTGGGCCTGCTCCTCGTGGGCTGCAACCTGGCCCCCCGCTACACCCGTCCCGCCGCGCCCGTCCCCGCCGCCTTCCCCGGCGCGGGGGCCGCCGCCGAGACGCCCGAGGTGCCCTGGACCTCCTTCTTCACCGCCCCCGGCCTCCAGGGCGTCATCCGCCAGGCCCTGGCCAACAACCGGGACCTGCGCGCCGCCAGCTTCAACGTGGAGCGGGTCCAGGCGGCCTACCGCATCCAGCGCGGGGCCGTGTGGCCCAGCGCCGGCGTCATGGCCAGCGGGGACAAGTACCGTCTGCCGGAGAAGCTGAACAACGGCACGGCGAAGTACGTCGAGCAGGACAGCGTCCAGTTCGGCATCCTCTCCTGGGAGATCGACTTCTTCGGCCGCCTCCGCAGCCTCAAGGACCAGGCCCTCGCCCAGTTCCTGGCCACCGAGCAGGCCCGGGAAGCCGCCCGGCTTTCCCTGGTGTCCGCCACGGCCCAGGCCTGGCTGACCCTGGCCGCCGACCAGGAGAACCTGCGCCTGGCCCAGGGCACCTGGGAGACCCAGAAGGGCACCTTCGACATGATCAAGGCGCGCAACGCGGCGGGCCTGGCCTCCGACCTGGACCTGCGCCAGGCGGAAAGCCAGGTGGAAGCCGCCCGGGCCGACCTGGCCCGCTTGAAGGGTCAGGTGGCCGCCGACGGCAATGCCCTCGAACTCCTGGCCGGCGGCAAGGTCCCCCAGGACCTGCTGCCCCAGGGGCTGGACGCCGCCGGCGACTTCAAGGACGTGCCCGCGGGCCTGCCCTCCCAGGTCCTGCTCCGCCGGCCCGACATCCGCGCCGCGGAATACCAGCTCATGGCCGCCAACGCCAACATCGGCGCGGCCCGGGCCGCCTTCTTCCCCCGGGTGAGCCTCACGGCGGGCATCGGCACCCTCAGCCCCTCCGTCTCCGACCTCTTCGGGTCGGGCACCCGCACCTGGAGCTTCGCGCCCCAGATCGTGAGCCCCATCTTCGCCGGCGGCTCCCTGATCGCCGGGGTGGACGCAGCCAAGGCCGGGCGGGACATGGCCCTGGCCCAGTATGAAGGTGCCATCCAGGCCGGCTTCCGGGATGTGGCCGACGGCCTCGCCCGCCGAGCCGCCCTCGTGGAGCAGGTGGACGCCCAGCAGGCCCTGGTCACGGCCCTCCAGAAGGCCTACGAGCTCTCCGACCTCCGCTACAAAGCGGGGCTGGACGGCTACCTGAACGTGCTCGTCGCCCAGCGGTCGCTCTATGCGGCCCAGCAGGGCCTCGTCGCCACCCGCCTCGCCGCCAAGGTGAACCAGGTGGCCCTGTACAAGGCCCTGGCCGGCCAGATCTGA